Proteins found in one Heptranchias perlo isolate sHepPer1 chromosome 23, sHepPer1.hap1, whole genome shotgun sequence genomic segment:
- the LOC137341442 gene encoding mitoregulin-like: protein MKIAKVSERMLKLTIVLSLPSGAIVGWQADRLRRKFLDWRKEQLQSKLGETQKKLGLA, encoded by the coding sequence ATGAAGATAGCCAAAGTGTCAGAGAGGATGCTGAAACTCACCATTGTTCTGTCCCTTCCTTCAGGTGCCATTGTAGGCTGGCAGGCAGACAGGCTAAGGAGGAAGTTCCTGGATTGGAGAAAGGAGCAGCTGCAGTCCAAACTGGGAGAGACTCAAAAGAAACTGGGCTTAGCTTAA